AGGATCATAAACAAATATACTAGTCCTACCCATGAAATACAATCCTCCTTCATATGCAAAACTCATTGACCAGTGAGGAGCAAAAGCAAAACCATCATCTAATATCACAGTCTTTTGTCTCCAGTTCCCTGTCTCTGAGGACCAAACATCAACCTCGAATTCATAGCGTATTGCAATGAAGGAATTGATTCTTACCACCCTGAAACACTTCCTAGGATCAAGATAGTTTCTCCTTGAATCCTCTTTAGGGTCATTACAATAATATGGATCACATGTAAAGCCAATAGCATGAAGACACTCCTTCTTCACCTCGAGCGAAGGGAGCTTGAAGGATTCCTTGTTAATGGGGTCATGGAGGAAATAACCATAGCCACTTGTGTACCTGTTGTCACTACACAAGAAAACATTCATGGAACAACCACACACTGTCCCTTTGATGAAAACCTCAGGGGAAATTAGAATCCTTTTGTTCTGATGATCATGTTCTAAATCATCATCGTTATCACTATCATCGTAAGGGCCTGGAGGAAAAGTTAGCATGAGTTGATGTGGTGATAGAAAAACCAAGCTAGCACCATAGAACTTTTGTTGTGTCGCCATGAACTGGCCAATGAAGTAAGAAGTTGAAATTAATTCGAGCCAGCTCTTTAAGACGCATTTGCATATTGTTGTTGATCGAAAAGGGAGCCTTGTGAAGATTTCTGAGAGCAAATCGTTGCATAAATGGGAGATGCTGCTGCTGCTAACAAGTGTTGTTGTGCAACAACTCTTCTTATTAttatgattgttgttgttgttgttgttgttgctgaccaaaaatgataatgatgatgatgatgatgatgatgatgatgatgatgatgatgatgatgttgtgaTCTGAGACATATTGGTGATAGTGTTCTACATAGAGATAACAAGGATGTTTTACCAGTTCAAATTCAACAGTGGGTTTCCTCAAAGAACACCGAACCATGGAGTCTGATGGAGCAACACTGAAAACAAGGAGTCTTTGGATCATCTCAAACtcaacaattatatatatatgaatcatTTATTACGATTATGTTACCTCTTAAAAAgtgttgttaaaattaaaataacgttttttataaaattattataaaatatagttttttaaGGTACTGTATAAGTTAAATAACtctaaattttaacttttatattattttagagtaAACTACCATTTGTACTCACAAAAGTTGAAAACGCTGGCACATCTACccataaaaaaagtaaattattatttgtaccTATAAAATATGAGTTTCATAtaacaaaattatccaaacactaaaaaatcacataaaaccCCAAATTATCCTTATCATCATCTGCATCATCTTTTTccatccaccaccaccaccaccactaaccccattctctctctctcctttcatTTTCTGAGTTCGTCGCCGCCGCCAGAGTCCGTCAACTAGTGGTTGTCTTCTAgccattttgaaaaacattctctctctctttctctctctttccttcTATGTTttgcttctctctctcttctacttcttcGAACTCTGTCTTCTACTTCTTCGAATGGTTGCGTGATGTAGGTTCAGTGGTCTCTAGGTTTGCAGATTGGGAAAGAACGAGTGGAACCGCGGACTAGACAGGGGTTGAATCGGAGCTCTGTGTCAACGAGAGATGGAGGGCTAGCTGGAACGAGTTGAGGCAGCGGTAGCAATCAGGCAGCGGCGGCGGCTCTAGGGTTGCGAAAGGCGGCGAAAACAGAAGGCGACGGTGGTCCTAGGCTCGCGGAGATGAGGcgagggaaagaagaagaaagagagagagaaagggtgGAAGAGGAAAGAAAGGGGGAAAGGACGCGGGTGGCAGCGAGTAGAGGTTAGGTGGGACTTGACAGCGCTAGTGACTGTTGAGTGCCGCGGCGGTGGTTATGCAGAGGAGCAGAGAAGGGAATATGGGTGAGAAGGGGcgagagagaggaagaagagaggaaatCGAGTGAGGGGTGACAGCTTGGTGGTCACCGGTGGTGGTGCGGTGGTCTGAGAcaaattactttttctattgttgttgttgttgttgctttatGTGAGGAAGATGATAATAGAGGTATAGTGGTGGTAGTGGTGAAGGTAATGATGAAGGAAATGAGGTGGTGGTGcctttgttatatatattatatacataaaattataaatataaaattaaacaatatcatttttattattgttttactAACATCAGGAGAACCATAAAAGGTTGAAAATTTTCCTTCaatctaattaatattatagCAATCAATGATAATTATCCGTTGGCTTAATCTAAGTATGATTGtagaaatattattttactaggAAATAAATCTTTGCAATCTATTCAGAATTTCAAAACCAACCATTATTTAGTTTGCTTTTAATatacattattaaatttaataggTAGGATCTCTTTTTATGCAACATTCAttgaatatatatgttatttattaaaactaatttgtggttaacataataataaaagaaaaacagatTCTTCTGATATGCCTTTTGTCCATGAGGAAtactacacatacaagtcatttGGTTTATAAGTCATACAAGTTGGGAGAAACTTAATAAAAAGCACTCTGACCCATATACGATTTCTATGGCGTGCTTCGCGTTCCTccttttcctcctcctcctcttccttcttcttctccttcttcttctcctactcttcttcttcttcctccataaaaacgagtttcttgccaaatttaaTCTCCTTCGTGCGttctctctttgccttttcattcATTGTTTTATCTGCATTTATCACCAATATTCTTGCTtcgttttttttcgattttcatggtttctgaaatcaagttttgaaatcattttgaagataatggaacttcagaaatacacccaaacgattacataaatacacccaaaggattacagaaatacaccaaaACGGTTACAGAAATTTACcaaaacgattatagaaatacatcgaaagggttacagaaatatACCCAAAGGATTacgaaaatacacccaaaggatttaagaaatacacccaaaattcgttgaagtacaccttatgcataattcagaactctttctctttctcctcctcatcttctactgcttcttcttcttcaaaaacgattttggagcttgatgtcaaaaaacaatggaaattgagaataacgaagaaagaaaacagagagaaaatcacgtaaatgaaggaaaaagagaaggcaagaaatgaaagaaaagaagaagaagaggaagaggaagaagaacgtgcagcaagaagaagaagaagaa
The Arachis duranensis cultivar V14167 chromosome 5, aradu.V14167.gnm2.J7QH, whole genome shotgun sequence genome window above contains:
- the LOC107488411 gene encoding uncharacterized protein LOC107488411: MATQQKFYGASLVFLSPHQLMLTFPPGPYDDSDNDDDLEHDHQNKRILISPEVFIKGTVCGCSMNVFLCSDNRYTSGYGYFLHDPINKESFKLPSLEVKKECLHAIGFTCDPYYCNDPKEDSRRNYLDPRKCFRVVRINSFIAIRYEFEVDVWSSETGNWRQKTVILDDGFAFAPHWSMSFAYEGGLYFMGRTSIFVYDPYGLNGETLDYPYDSDPMNIMSFGFLGTSCGDLRIAEIGHNYIKVWELVSNDWELLHHVDFSGLLPNEFCADYYKRVGVFTHMKGRLCTCTLLMKEFMLQILRQ